From Mycolicibacterium nivoides, a single genomic window includes:
- a CDS encoding MaoC family dehydratase — MKIFNGLDEFVAAKGSELGPTEWLEITQERVNLFADATDDHQWIHVDPEKAAGGPFGGTIAHGLLTLSLLPHFTHQLYRVDNIAMAINYGYNKVRFITPVRVGSKVRASAAIADVAQLDGAVQATMTVTVEIEGSDKPAAVAESIVRFIG; from the coding sequence GTGAAAATCTTCAATGGTCTTGACGAGTTCGTGGCCGCGAAGGGCAGCGAGCTGGGCCCCACCGAGTGGCTGGAGATCACCCAGGAACGGGTGAATCTGTTCGCCGACGCCACCGACGACCATCAGTGGATCCACGTTGACCCCGAGAAGGCGGCCGGTGGCCCCTTCGGCGGGACCATCGCGCACGGTCTGCTGACGCTGTCACTGTTGCCGCATTTCACCCATCAGCTGTACCGAGTCGACAACATCGCGATGGCGATCAACTACGGCTACAACAAGGTTCGGTTCATCACGCCGGTGCGGGTCGGTTCCAAGGTGCGGGCAAGCGCGGCGATCGCCGATGTCGCCCAGCTCGACGGAGCGGTGCAGGCGACCATGACCGTCACCGTCGAGATCGAGGGCTCGGACAAGCCCGCCGCGGTCGCCGAGTCGATCGTCCGCTTCATCGGCTGA
- the purU gene encoding formyltetrahydrofolate deformylase, which translates to MTEEYPKATALPAQDVGRLLLRCADRPGLVAAISGFLTGAGANIVSLDQHSTEQSGGTFIQRTIFHLPGLAAVRDELERDFRRQVAEPFEMDFRLTEASKPKRVALMASREDHCLLDLLWRNRRGELDMSVVMVISNHPDLAEQVRAFGVPFLYVPATRENRAEAEQRLLELLRGNVDLVVLARYMQILTPEFLDAVGCPLINIHHSFLPAFIGAAPYRRAKERGVKLVGATAHYVTGDLDEGPIIEQDVVRVDHRHSVGDLVRLGADVERLVLSRAVLWHCEDRVIRFGNQTVVF; encoded by the coding sequence ATGACAGAGGAGTACCCGAAAGCAACCGCCCTGCCGGCTCAGGATGTCGGCAGGCTGCTGCTGCGTTGCGCGGACCGGCCCGGCCTGGTTGCTGCGATCAGCGGCTTTCTCACCGGCGCCGGCGCGAACATCGTGTCGCTGGATCAGCACTCCACCGAGCAGTCCGGCGGCACCTTCATCCAGCGCACGATCTTCCACCTACCGGGGCTGGCCGCGGTGCGCGACGAACTCGAGCGCGATTTCCGGCGGCAGGTGGCCGAACCGTTCGAGATGGACTTCCGCCTGACGGAGGCCTCCAAACCCAAGCGGGTGGCGCTGATGGCATCCCGTGAAGACCATTGCCTGCTGGATCTGTTGTGGCGCAACCGGCGCGGCGAACTCGACATGTCCGTGGTCATGGTCATCTCGAACCATCCCGACCTTGCCGAGCAGGTGCGCGCGTTCGGTGTTCCGTTCCTCTACGTTCCCGCGACCCGGGAGAACCGGGCCGAGGCTGAGCAACGGCTCCTGGAGTTGTTGCGGGGCAACGTCGATCTGGTGGTGCTGGCCCGGTACATGCAGATCCTGACTCCTGAATTCCTCGACGCCGTGGGCTGCCCGTTGATCAACATCCATCATTCGTTCCTGCCGGCGTTCATCGGCGCGGCGCCGTACCGCAGGGCCAAGGAACGCGGGGTCAAGTTGGTCGGCGCGACAGCGCATTACGTGACCGGCGACCTCGACGAAGGCCCGATCATCGAGCAGGACGTGGTCCGCGTGGACCACCGCCACTCGGTCGGTGACCTGGTGCGCCTGGGTGCGGATGTCGAACGGCTGGTGCTGTCGCGTGCAGTGCTGTGGCACTGTGAGGACCGCGTGATCCGGTTCGGGAATCAGACCGTAGTCTTCTGA